One window of the Tachypleus tridentatus isolate NWPU-2018 chromosome 10, ASM421037v1, whole genome shotgun sequence genome contains the following:
- the LOC143228239 gene encoding centrosomal protein of 104 kDa-like, whose translation MFCEEKNDSFNPEQLDLHYYKDCPMLTLCQNCKEVVEIAGYTEHLLVECDSQDQYKQCLRCKEAIPLKGYQVHTRLKKCIGIISFLVNYFK comes from the exons AtgttttgtgaagaaaaaaatgatTCTTTTAATCCTGAGCAATTAGATCTTCATTATTACAAAGACTGCCCAATGTTGACGCTCTGTCAAAACTGCAAAGAG GTTGTCGAGATAGCTGGCTATACAGAACACTTGCTAGTTGAGTGTGACTCTCAAGACCAGTACAAACAGTGCCTGAGATGTAAGGAGGCAATCCCTCTTAAAGGTTACCAAGTGCATACGAGGTTGAAAAAGTGTATAGGTATAATTTCTTTCTTAGTTAACTATTTTAAGTGA